The DNA window GCACAGTGTAGAAAAGCAGCGATGAAGGACAAAGGGAAGGGACCACCGTGGTGGAACGCCCACTGCAAGCAGAGGAACGTTGTGGGGACGTTACGTTGCTGGATAGAGGGAAGCCAGGACAACTCCTCACACCTCCCAGACCCAGAGGGCTGCTCGGAGACCACTGAGCAGGTCAAAGGGCGAGAAAGTTCTGATGCTCGAGCCCTGCTAGAGATGGTCCCATGGAGACACCAAAGAGGTCATCATGGACATAAAGATCCCTGCCCCTGGCCAGCTCCCCTACAGCGAATGATGGGCTCTTGAGGACCTTCAAGGGCACCACGTCATCTCCAACGCTCCCTCCCAGCTATAGCCAGAGgtgacccctgccccctcccactctgcccccaacTAAGGATGGTGAGGTGGGAACTGCCAAAGGTCCTAAGCAGGTCCTGGCATCTCCATTAGTTCCTCCCAGGCTGACGTGGTCACTGTCCTCTCTCCATTCTTCCCCCGCAGCTCACAGAGGCTGGGAAAGTAGCCACTGATCGGTCAGTTCGGTTCAGCATTGGCTCTGACCCCACTCACCTACCATGGAGAAACCTTCAGGGACGCGGTAGAGAGGAGATCACAATGTCAGAAAGGGGATAGGCactgggggggatggaggggaagggcagTGAGGAAAGCCTCAGCATGCCCcatcccagtcccctgccccccccacatcGGGGCGTCACAATAATCCAGCCCCTCAACCCCAGTATTaagtgcacaaacacacacaccgcCCCTCCCCCGAATGCACTCGAATGCCActcagaaaacaaaaatacaaggtctgagtcccacacacacacacacaccccacccacccGCTCCATGATCTTTATGGGTCCAACATGCTCAAGGGTCAATGTCCGGGGAGAGACAGTGCTAACTCCAACTGGGGTCATAGCCCGTCCAGTCAGAAGGGGGCGCCAGGTAGACCCGCCGGCCACGGTAGAGAAAGCTGACGATGCCGCGGTAGCCGGCGCGGGGCACCCCTGACTTGAGATCATCCATAACACCCAGGGCCTTGGCAAAGGCCTTGAAGGAGTCGCGGCTGCTGTATTGCACGCGGACGGTGCCCAGTTCCCGGCGCTGGTtgccctgcagctcctccacCCGCAGCTCAGGGGCGCCGTAGACCTTGGGCAGGAATGAGCGCTCGTACTCCTCCTTCTTGAGGTAGGAGAGGTCCAGCTGGGTGAAAGGCACGAAGCGGTCGTTGAGCTTGATGAACTTCAGGTATTGGTCGAAGAACTGCCCATGGCTCACGCCCTTGCGGCCGAAGGTCATGGTGCGGGAGACCTCGGGCCTAATGCAGGAACGGCTGCGCCGCTGCTCCGGCTGCCTCATCCAGTCGTCCCAGAAGGCCCTGGGCCACTTGGGCTCCAGCTCGTCCCACAGCTCTGACAGCAGCAGCCAACCCAGGCCGGGGAAGAAGTCCGTACGGTAGAGCAGCTCCGGCCGGCCAGCCTCCACCATCTGCTCCTTGCCGTTATCATTCCAGGCCGAGACGCACCAGAGGCTGGGGTCGGCCAACAGGAGCGGGAAGGCCGCCTGGAAGTACTCGAAGAAATCTGGAGCCACTTCCAGGTCGTCCTCTACCACAATGGCCGCCTGGTACTGGAAGGTGCGGAAAACCTGGCTCAGGGCCCAGCGGTAGTGCCGGGCGATCTTGTAGTAGCCCTGGAACTTGCGGTGGTCCGTGGGCACTGAGATGTCGCTCAGGTCCGGCTGCTTGATGTGCATCACCGCCTCGCCATAGGATGCGATGACCCGCGCCGTCTCCTCGTGCCCGCAGTCCTGGCTCACAATGATGGGGAAGCGCTCCCGGGACGGCCGGTAGTGCAGCAGCTTGTCGAGGCACCGGCGCACCGTGCTGCGGTCACAGGCGATCACCACCACAGGCAGGACCGCGGCCGGGGAGGCCCGGGGCCGGTGCGGGACGGCCTCCGTGGCGGGCAAAGCCCCAGCGTTGGAGGCGGCAGCGGGCGGCGGGAGCCGACCCGCCTCCTCCACCTTCTTCCTCTTCTTGCTCCAGAGGGCGCTGTACCGGTGGATCTGCCGCAGCAGGTCCTTCtggtgctccagctccagctcagcGTCCTGGGCCAGCCGGATGACCTCCTCGGTCAAGTGGCTATGGTCGTCGAAGGCCGGGGGCCGGGtccacaggaagaaaaggagcagGGCGTTCCAGGCCACAAACAGCACCACGCCCCAGAGGACCAGGCTGCTCTTCTTCAGCATCCTTCACAGGCAGAGGCCCCCCCCCAGCTCGCATGCGCTCTCGATCCCTCAGGCGTCACTCCACAGCCATGGACCTGCGGGGGCAGAAAGGGGGACAGGGAGTCAGTGAAGTACAAGGGAATCTTAGCAATGGGTCACCATTACTGCTAGTCAAGCCCCacctgggacccagggctggattACTCCCTCTAGACAATCCTCCAGGCCTCCAGCCAGTAAGGACAGAggagcagctccagcagctgcccaTCAGGTTCAAAGCCACTTGGGGAGCGTCCTCTACAGCCTCTTCCCAGTGACACTGAGACGCCCCATCAGGGCCCAGCCCCTAGTGACATGGAGACGCCCCATCAGGGCCCAGCCCCTACAGCCTGTTCTCCAGGGCTCCGTCCATTCCTGGTTTTACGAGTCCCCAGCAAAGGggcccccagcccacccctcGGGGAAACGATTCCCCATCTGGATACTTCCTCCCCTCGGGACTCTTTCACTGACTACTCTATATTGCCCCATTCTTCATGTCACCCCATTCCTCCCAGGGATACCCTTGGgcccctctcttccctccttcgGCATCAGCCCCTTCAACCACCTGCACCAAAGATCTTCCCTGCCCCTTGGTTATCCTTTAGCTGAGCTAACTCATGATCGGCTCGGCTGTCTGGAGGGGCAGAGGCCAACTCCCTCCCTGCATGTCCTGACTCCAGGAATTGGTTCTCCtacagggcagggatggggggcctTAGGCCAAGCAGCAGAAATGCCCCCTCCCAgattgggtggagtgggggagtcGCATGGAGGGGAGGGACTGGGAACCCCAGGTGTGAGCAGAAAGGGTAATCCTCCCCCGTGCCTGAGGAGGAGGGTCCATTGGGAGAGGAAGCTGAGTATACTGGCTGATGAAGCCTAACACTGGATAGACACTGGATCGcagctcccctctcctccccgcccAGTGGCTGGCGTGCAGAGATGCCCTGAcaggcccctccctcccccaagagcTGCTGCACGAACCTCAGCTCAGACCCCGCTGGTCCCATGGGCGGTAACTGTGCACAGCGCCGGTTTAAGCCCGTAATCCCACCCTTGCTTAGTGGCTGCATCAGGAGCCTCATTAATCCCCCTCAGTGAGAGCCCAGCCCTATATTTAACGCGGCGGCAGGCGTGTGTGTAATCGCAGGCAGGGCTCAGCCATGTTCACACCCCCCAGGCTGGTGCAAACCCAAGTGGGGAGGACGCCAGGGACGGTGACCATCGAGTCCCCATCTCAACTCCCTGCTTCAGGGCCATTTTGGCAGCATGTGGCTACACTATTGTTTGGGTACGCAGCCAGCCCTCTcccctggggtggggcggggcagttGTTTCGCAGACGTGCAGCAGCGCCACCCATGGACTGTTCaccccagcactgaaatgcagccacctctggggtggggcagtcatttcacagctgcccagcaacagtttgggacaggaagtgaaggcgAAGCCGGCTGCTCAGAACAAGAGCCGGGAGGAAAACACATTATCCCCGTTAAATTTTGCATCTGGAATTAACTCTGGGGCCAGCGCTGACTGCGAGGGGACAGCGCCCCAGCActgcactggggccagcactgacttgCACCTCCACCCAGCTCCTTGCAGCCCAGTGACCCCCCAGTGCCACATTGGGGTCAGCACCGACGCAGAGGGACCAGCACCATCTGTTGAGCCACatccccccggggggggggggggatttcgtCAGAGATCTCCCACCCAAACAAGCGCCCCAGCCCAACCCTGCACCGCTTGGCTCCTAGCCTGGGGCGCAAAGGCAAGACACACGAGGCTTGTTTGACCAGCCGAGCTTACTGATCAATATTGACTTGGGATGGCAGTTGGGAGCCCGGAAAGTCAGGCCGCTGTGATCTGGGGCCAGTTGGAAGGAGGgcccctgggggctggggaggaagaaCC is part of the Eretmochelys imbricata isolate rEreImb1 chromosome 14, rEreImb1.hap1, whole genome shotgun sequence genome and encodes:
- the MGAT1 gene encoding alpha-1,3-mannosyl-glycoprotein 2-beta-N-acetylglucosaminyltransferase; this translates as MLKKSSLVLWGVVLFVAWNALLLFFLWTRPPAFDDHSHLTEEVIRLAQDAELELEHQKDLLRQIHRYSALWSKKRKKVEEAGRLPPPAAASNAGALPATEAVPHRPRASPAAVLPVVVIACDRSTVRRCLDKLLHYRPSRERFPIIVSQDCGHEETARVIASYGEAVMHIKQPDLSDISVPTDHRKFQGYYKIARHYRWALSQVFRTFQYQAAIVVEDDLEVAPDFFEYFQAAFPLLLADPSLWCVSAWNDNGKEQMVEAGRPELLYRTDFFPGLGWLLLSELWDELEPKWPRAFWDDWMRQPEQRRSRSCIRPEVSRTMTFGRKGVSHGQFFDQYLKFIKLNDRFVPFTQLDLSYLKKEEYERSFLPKVYGAPELRVEELQGNQRRELGTVRVQYSSRDSFKAFAKALGVMDDLKSGVPRAGYRGIVSFLYRGRRVYLAPPSDWTGYDPSWS